In the genome of Streptomyces sp. Q6, the window TAACTGTCCCCCGTAGGGCGGGTGTTGTGGGGGTGCGCGTGAGCAGGCTCATAGCCGTGACGTTCCGTGGTGGATTCCCGAGGGGGGCCGCAGAGAAATTGCTACGGGTAAGGCGTTGGCAAAGTGAAAAGGTCGCGGAGGGTGACACAGGAATCTCTCAGGCGATCAAGAAAGGGCCCGCGGAAGTGAATTCGGCGCTTGTCGCCGCCTTTCTCCCTGCCTTACGGTCACCACTCAATCCGGTCGGAACGCCTAGTCCTGCCGCCGCCCCGGATTCCGAACGACGACCCGTGACGGCAGGAGCGGGGGACCCACAGGCAGTACGCCGCCCAGGGAATTCCCCATGCGGCTCGGGGTGAAGTCGCGTCCGTGACCCGGGTGCGGCCGGACATCTCCCGTCCGAACCCGACAGCTCACCTCGCAGGCGACGGAGAGGAAAATCGGCATGCCCGCACAGGGAAAGCACCGCCGCCCGAAGTCCCACCGCGTCACCCGCGCCGCCGCTGTCGCCTCCGCCGGAGGTGCCGCGCTCGCCCTGCCGCTGATCGGCGCCACCGGCGCGCACGCCGCCACGGCCGAGGCGAAGACGTACACGGTCAAGGCCGGGGACACGCTCTCGAAGATCGCCGCGGCGCAGGACGTCGACGGCGGCTGGCAGCAGCTCTACCAGGCCAACAAGGCCGCCATCGGCTCCGACGCCGCGCTCATCAAGCCCGGCACGAAGCTCACCCTCGACGGCGCGGCCAAGGCCGCCACCACCGCGACGCAGGCGAGCGCCACCACCACGGCCGCCTACGTGAAGCCCGTCGACGCCTCCACCGGCACGCCGTACCACCAGACCGGCTCCATGTGGTCCAGCGGCTACCACACCGGCACCGACTTCACGGTCGCCACGGGCACCTCCATCAAGGCGATCGCCGCCGGTACCGTCGTCTCGGCGGGCTGGGACGGCAGCTACGGCAACGAGGTCGTCATCAAGCACGCCGACGGCCGCTACTCGCAGTACGCCCACATGTCCTCGGTCGGCGTCTCGGCCGGGCAGGCCGTCACCGCGGGCCGGCAGATCGGACTCTCCGGGGCGACCGGCAACGTCACCGGTCCGCACCTGCACTTCGAGATCCGTACGTCCCCGAACTACGGCTCCGACCTCGACCCGCTCGCCTACCTCCGCGAGCACGGTGTGAACGTCTGACGCGCGCGATCCACTCGGCCCACCGGGATATTCCCGGTGGGCCGAGTGGGCTATCTCACCACCCGTCAACCCCTGGCTACGGTCGCGTAGGTCACATCCCAGGGTGAAAGATGTGTGGTCGTGGCAAACGAATCGAGATCACTCAGCGGCGGCACGATTCGGTCCTACGCGGCGGTGGGGGACAGCTTCACCGAAGGCGTCGGGGACCCCGGGCCCGACGGGAGCTTCGTCGGGTGGGCGGATCGGCTCGCCGTCCTCCTGGACGACCGCGTCCCCGAGGACACCTTCCAGTACGCGAACCTCGCCGTGCGCGGCAAACTCATCGACCAGATCGTCGAGGACCAGCTCCCGCGGGCCGTCGAGCTCGCCCCGGACCTGGTGACCCTCGTCGCCGGCGGCAACGACATCATCCGTCCCGGCACCGACCCGGATGACGTGGCCGAACGCTTCGAGAAGGCCGTCGTCCGGCTCTCCGAGGCCGCGGGGACCGTCATGGTCGCCACCGGCTTCGACACCCGCGACGTGGCCGTGCTCAAGCATCTGCGCGGCAAGATCGCCACGTACAACATGCACGTCAGGGCCATCGCCGACCGGCACGGCTGCGCGATGCTCGACCTGTGGTCCCTGAAGTCCCTGCATGACCGCAGGGCCTGGGACGAGGACCGGCTCCACCTCTCGGCCGAGGGGCACACCCGGGTCGCCCTGCGCGCCGCGCAGGCGCTCGGCGTCGAGGTCCCGGCCGACCCGGAGCAGCCCTGGCCGCTGCTGCCGCCCCGCGGCACGTTCGAGGTGCGGCGCGACGACATCCACTGGGCCAGGGAGTTCCTCGTGCCGTGGATCGGGCGACGTTTGCGCGGCGAGTCCTCCGGTGACCGGGTGCAGGCCAAGGGGTTCATCGACCCGCACGCGATCAAGGCGCACCTGGAGTCGGCGTCCTGACCGCCACCCACGGACGGCCCCGCTGAGCCGGTGAGGTGACCGGGCGGAGTGGCGTGGCCGGGCGGGCCGGCGCGGGTGCTGGGATGTCGGCTGCCCGCCGTCCGGCCGGGCCCGACCGGGAAGGACCCCGTCCCATGCCTGTAAGCACCCGCCACTGCGCCGCGCTCGCCGCCGCCCTGCTCGCCGTCGGGCTGCCCGCGGTCCCCGCGGTCGCGGCCCAGCAGGCCCCGGCCGCCGTTACCGCGCCGGCCCCCAAGCCCACCACTCTGACCGTCACCGGCGAGGGCCGGGCCACTGCCGCACCCGACATGGCGACCGTCACGGCGGGCGTCGAGGTCTCCGGCACCACCACGCAGGAGGTGCTGGCCGCTCAGAGCCGCGCCGCGAACGCGCTGCTCGGCGCCGTGCGCGAGGCCGGTGTCGCCGACCGGGACGTACGTACCGAGAGCCTCACGCTGACCGCCGTGTACGCGAACGGGCCCGAGCCCGACGCGACCCCGAAACTGACCGGGTACCAGGCCTCCCAGACGTTCTCCGTGAAGGTCCGCGACCTGGCGCGCACCGGCGCCGTCATCCAGGCGATGGCGGACGCGGCGGGCGACGCGGTCCGGGTCGACGCGGTCGCCTTCGACGTCGCCGACCCCGGCGCCCTGCGCGCCGAGGCCCGCGCGGCCGCCCACGCCGACGCCCACGCGAAGGCCGTGCAGTACGCCGCGCTGACCGGGCGCAAGCTCGGTCGGCTGGTGTCGCTCGAAGAGAGCGCGAGCGGTCGGCCGCGCCCGGTCGCGGTCTCGGCGGTCGCCTTCGACGAGGCGGAGAAGGTTCCGGTGGCGCCGGGCGAGATCGAGGACGAGGTGAGCCTCACGGCGGTGTACGAGCTGCGGTGAGGCATGGGGTGAGCCTCACGGGGGCTGTGAGCCGCGGTGAGTGATGGGGCGGGCATCGCGGCGGTGTACGGGCTGCGGTGAGTGACGAGGCGAGTGTCGCGGCGCTGTGCGAGTGGCCGTGAGTCTTGGGGTAACGCGGGAGGTGTGCCTGAGCGTGCGCGGGGAGGCGCGTCCGAGCGTGTGGTGGAGGTGGCGGGCTACCGGCCCGCCGCCGTCAACTCCGCCCGTTCCAGGCCCAGTTCACGCGCCAGCGCCTCGTCCGCCCACTCCTGCGTGCGGGCCCGCGACACCGCGCCGTCGTACGCCGTCATCTGCACGGCGAGTCCGTCGAGCAGGGCTGTCAGGCGCAGCGCCGTCGCCGACGGGTCGGGGCAGCTGAACTCGCCCGCGGCGACGCCTTCCGCGATGACGTCCGCGAGCGCCGCCTTCCACCGCTTGTCGAGGTCGCGGGCGACCTCGCGCAGCGCGGGCTCGCGCAGGGACGCGGCCCAGCCCTCGATCCACAGCCGCCAGCCCTTGGCCTGCCCGGTCGGCGCGTACCAGCGCACCGCCGCCCGCAGTCGTTTGAGGGCCGACGTGCGACGCCCGAGCAGCTTGCGCAGATGCGCCAGGTCGCCCTCGGCGGCGTAGGTGAACGCGGCCGCGACGAGCTTCTCCTTCGTCGAGAAGTGGTACAGCACCAGCGCGTTGCTCACGCCGAGCGCCGATGCCACGTCGGCGATGCGCACGGCGGCGACACCGCGCGCCTCGATCTGTTCGATGGCGGCGCGCAGCAGCTCTTCGCGCCGCTCTGCCACGCTCAACCGGACTCTGGCCACGCGGTCACCCTAGTTGTTCCTGTCGGCGGACGGCAGCGGGGGAGGTCCGTACGCGGGCGCGGGCCGCGGCTTCGTGCACGACTCTTGACACCCTCCTGACGGGCACGCCACAGTCCCACTACTTTCCCTTACTGACTGGCCATTCAGTCAATAGGGGTCGGTCGTCCCCCCGTCGGAGCAGTCCTGTCGCCGCCAGGAGCACCTCGTGACCCAAGCGCCGCCCATTCCGCCGACCCAGCCCCCAGCGGGCGCCCCCGACCTCTCGGAAGGCTGGGGCGAACAGCGTTCCCGGCTGCGCAAGGACCTGCGCCGGCTCGATGTGCTGTTCTTCCTGATCTGCACGCTCGTCGGCCTCGACACCATCGGTTCGGTCGCGGCGCAGGGCCCGCAGGGGATCACCTGGATGGCGATCCTCGCCCTCGCGTTCTTCCTGCCGTACGGGCTGCTCGTCGCCGAACTCGGCTCCGCCTTCCCCGTGCAGGGCGGCCCGTACGTGTGGACGCGGCTCGCCTTCGGCCGGCTCGTCGCCGGTGTCAACCAGCTCCTCTACTGGATATCCAACCCGGTGTGGGTGGGCGGCAGCCTGTGCATCATCGCGCTCACCACCTGGGAGGAGTTCTTCACGCCGCTGCCCGGCCTCTGGAAGTACCTCGCCGGTCTCGTCTTCATCTGGGGCGGCGCGCTCGCGGTCGTCCAGTCCGTGCGCATCGGCAAGTGGGTGCCCATCGCCGGCGCCGTCGCACGGATCGTGCTGCTCGGCTTCTTCCTCGTCTCCGTCGTGGTCTTCGCCGCCGAACACGGTGTGCACACACTGCCCGCCGGCGAGTTCACCCCGACGTACGCCGGATTCGTGGCACTGGTCCCCGTCCTCATCTTCAACTACGTGGGCTTCGAACTGCCCAGCTCCGCCGCCGAGGAGATGAAGAACCCGCGCCGCGACATCCCCCTGTCGATCCTGCGCTCGGGACTCGCCGCCGTGCTGCTCTACGGAGGGCCCATCCTCGGCATCCTGTTCGTCCTGCCGAGCCAGGAGATCGGCAGCCTCGGCGGCTTCATCGACGCGTGCAAGGCCGTGTTCACGGTCTACGGAGGGTCGATCGCCGCCGACGGAACCGTCACGCTCACCGGACTCGGCTCCGTGTTCGGCGGGGTCGCCGCCGCGGGGCTCATCATCGGCCTGCTCACGTCCGGTGTCACCTGGGCGATGGGCGCCCACCGCGCGCAGGCCGTGGCGTGCGCGGACGGCGCGGGGCCCGCGTGGCTCGGCCGGATCTCCGAGAAGCACGGCACGCCGGTACGGGTCAACTTCCTGTCCGCCGTGCTCGGCACCGTCTTCTTCGTCGTCGCCCTGAACCTCACCGGGGGCAACGGCGAGAAGTACTTCGCGGCCGGCCTCGGCCTGACGATCTGCACCACCTTCATCTCGTACGTCATCACGTTCCCGAGCCTCGCCGTCCTGCGCCGCAAGTACCCAAACCAGCCGCGCCCGTACGCCGTGCCGGGCGGACGCGCCGGCGCCCGGATCGTCAGCCTGCTGGCCACCGGGTTCGTGGCGTTCACCGTGGTCGTGCTGGTCTGGCCGGGGTTCGGCGTCGGCTGGTTCGGCACGGCGGGCAGCGCAGCGGACTCGCTCCCCGCCTCGTTCGCCGGGGAGCGGCTCCAGTACACCCTCAGCCAGGTCCTGCCGCTGCTGCTGTTCATCGGGATCGGGTTGGCGTTCTACGCGTCAGGGGCGGGAGCCCGGCGGCGGGGCCGGGCCCGCGCCGAGGGCGCAACAGGCACGGCCGGCGTCACAGGGCCGGGAACTGATAGTCGCGGGTGATCCGGCCGTCCTCGTCGACGGTCACGAACTCCAGGCCGCCACCCGTCACTTCACCGGACGCCACGCGCACCGACTGCCAGCGGAACGTGACGACGTCCTCCAGGGCGGCCGCGGCGTCCGGCGCGGCACGGAAGGTGAACTCGCCGGACGCTACGAACTCCTCGTGGGCGCGCGCCACCCGGGCCGTCAGCTCGGTGTGGCCGCGCGCCACGAGCACCGCGTCGGCGAACCCGAGCCGGCCCGCCTCCGCACGCATCTCCTGCGGCGGCCGCAGGACATGGACCCCGTCCCGCGCCCACAGGTCCTCCACGGCCTTGCGGCGCAGGCCGGGGTCCGGCTCGTTCCAGACGGCGGCGTAGCGGTCGGCCAGATCCTGTGCGTCGATGTGCGCCATGGTGACTCCTAGGGTTGCCGGGGCGTCGAGGTGGTCGGCGATCGCCTGCGACGACTGTGCGGCGCGAGCGGGAATGACCTCAATTCCCGGCAGGGAATGGCCGATCGGCGGTTCCTCGGGTAGACACGGGCCCGTGACGACGGAGACGGCACGGGGCGGGGAACTGGGCGAGGCGCTGCGCGGATGGCGGACGCGCCGCAGGATCAGCCAGCTGGAACTCGCCGCACGCGCGGGCACCACGCAACGCCACGTGAGCTTCATCGAGAGCGGCCGTTCCACACCCGGCCGCACCATGGTCGTACGGCTCGCGGAGGCCATGAACGTGCCGCTGCGTGAGCGCAACGCGCTCCTCCTTGCCGCGGGGTACGCGCCCGCCTACAGGGAGACCGGTTTCGCCGATCCACACCTGGGTGCCGTCCGCAAGGCGCTGGAACGCGTCATGGAGGCGCATCACCCGTACCCGGCAGTGATCATCGACCGGGGCGCGGATCTCGTCACCGCGAACGGCGCCTTCCATGCGCTGATCGACGGCGTGGAAGCGTCTCTCCTGGAGGCGCCGGTGAACGTCGCGCGCGTGCTGCTGCACCCGCGCGGTCTCGCCCCGCGCATCGAGAACCTCGACGAATGGGCGTGGCACGTCGTCGACGCCCTGCGGGACGAGGCCGCGCGCAACCCTCACCGGCGTACGGCCCGGCTCCTCACGGAGCTGGAGGGGCTCGTGCCGGACCGGCCTCGGCGGGTCGGGCCCGAGCACCTCGGGTTCGCCGTGCCGCTGCGGCTGCGCTCCCGCGTCGGTGAGCTGCGTCTGCTGAGCACGCTCACGCACTTCGGGACGGCGGTCGACGTGACCCTCGCCGAGCTGCGGCTCGAAGCGTTCCTGCCGCTCGACGAGGAGACCGCCGACCGCCTCAGCGCGCTGGCACCCCGTGCGCGTCCAGGGCGATCGCCCCGCCCGGATGGACCAGCAGCGGATTGACCTCCAGGTCGGCCAGTTCGGGGTGGTCCGCCGCGGCCCGCGCCACGGCGCACACGGCGGCCGCGGCCGCCTCCAGATGAACGGGCGGGGCACCGCGCCAGCCCGTGAGCAGCGGGGCGTGCCGCAGTTCGAGGAGCAGGGCACGCGCGCGTGCCGGGGTGAGCGGGGCGAGGGCCAGCGCCGTGTCGGCGTGCAGCTCGGCCGTGACACCGCCCGCGCCGACCATGACGACCGGGCCGAACGAGGCGTCCCGCCGCACGCCGACGATGAGCTCGCGCGCGTACGGGGGTGCGACCATCGCCTCGACCGCGTAGCGCCGCACGCCCGTGGCCTCCCGCATGCGGGCGAAGGCCGTGCGCAGGGCCGCCTCGTCGGCGATGCCGAGGGCGACTCCGCCGGCCTCCGTCTTGTGCGCGAGCCCCATCGCCTTGAGCACCAACGGGTAGCCCGTCCGGTGCGCGGCCTCGACGGCCGCGTCCGCGTCCGTCACGAACTCGGCCACGGGGAAGGCGAGACCGTAGGAGGCGAGCAGGTCACGCACGCGCTCGTAGCCGCCGTCCTCAAGGGCGTACGCCGCCGGAGACGTGCTCTGCGGATCCGGGAGGCAGGGTGCCGTGCCGGCCAGGCGCGCGGCACCCGCGAGGGCGGTCGCCGCCTGCTCGATGCGCTCGTAGACGGGGACGCCACGCTCCCTGAGGACGGTCAGCGCCGGGGTGTCACGGGCCATCGTGTGGACGACGAGCGGTCGGCCCGCGGCGACGGAGGCGTCGGCGAGCGCGTGCGCGACGGCGCACTCCGTGTCGCTCTGCGCCGGATTGGCGGTCGCGTAGTCGCCGAAGTAGCCGGTG includes:
- a CDS encoding TetR/AcrR family transcriptional regulator, which encodes MAERREELLRAAIEQIEARGVAAVRIADVASALGVSNALVLYHFSTKEKLVAAAFTYAAEGDLAHLRKLLGRRTSALKRLRAAVRWYAPTGQAKGWRLWIEGWAASLREPALREVARDLDKRWKAALADVIAEGVAAGEFSCPDPSATALRLTALLDGLAVQMTAYDGAVSRARTQEWADEALARELGLERAELTAAGR
- a CDS encoding SIMPL domain-containing protein — encoded protein: MPVSTRHCAALAAALLAVGLPAVPAVAAQQAPAAVTAPAPKPTTLTVTGEGRATAAPDMATVTAGVEVSGTTTQEVLAAQSRAANALLGAVREAGVADRDVRTESLTLTAVYANGPEPDATPKLTGYQASQTFSVKVRDLARTGAVIQAMADAAGDAVRVDAVAFDVADPGALRAEARAAAHADAHAKAVQYAALTGRKLGRLVSLEESASGRPRPVAVSAVAFDEAEKVPVAPGEIEDEVSLTAVYELR
- a CDS encoding helix-turn-helix transcriptional regulator — translated: MTTETARGGELGEALRGWRTRRRISQLELAARAGTTQRHVSFIESGRSTPGRTMVVRLAEAMNVPLRERNALLLAAGYAPAYRETGFADPHLGAVRKALERVMEAHHPYPAVIIDRGADLVTANGAFHALIDGVEASLLEAPVNVARVLLHPRGLAPRIENLDEWAWHVVDALRDEAARNPHRRTARLLTELEGLVPDRPRRVGPEHLGFAVPLRLRSRVGELRLLSTLTHFGTAVDVTLAELRLEAFLPLDEETADRLSALAPRARPGRSPRPDGPAAD
- a CDS encoding LysM peptidoglycan-binding domain-containing M23 family metallopeptidase, translating into MPAQGKHRRPKSHRVTRAAAVASAGGAALALPLIGATGAHAATAEAKTYTVKAGDTLSKIAAAQDVDGGWQQLYQANKAAIGSDAALIKPGTKLTLDGAAKAATTATQASATTTAAYVKPVDASTGTPYHQTGSMWSSGYHTGTDFTVATGTSIKAIAAGTVVSAGWDGSYGNEVVIKHADGRYSQYAHMSSVGVSAGQAVTAGRQIGLSGATGNVTGPHLHFEIRTSPNYGSDLDPLAYLREHGVNV
- a CDS encoding APC family permease, which encodes MTQAPPIPPTQPPAGAPDLSEGWGEQRSRLRKDLRRLDVLFFLICTLVGLDTIGSVAAQGPQGITWMAILALAFFLPYGLLVAELGSAFPVQGGPYVWTRLAFGRLVAGVNQLLYWISNPVWVGGSLCIIALTTWEEFFTPLPGLWKYLAGLVFIWGGALAVVQSVRIGKWVPIAGAVARIVLLGFFLVSVVVFAAEHGVHTLPAGEFTPTYAGFVALVPVLIFNYVGFELPSSAAEEMKNPRRDIPLSILRSGLAAVLLYGGPILGILFVLPSQEIGSLGGFIDACKAVFTVYGGSIAADGTVTLTGLGSVFGGVAAAGLIIGLLTSGVTWAMGAHRAQAVACADGAGPAWLGRISEKHGTPVRVNFLSAVLGTVFFVVALNLTGGNGEKYFAAGLGLTICTTFISYVITFPSLAVLRRKYPNQPRPYAVPGGRAGARIVSLLATGFVAFTVVVLVWPGFGVGWFGTAGSAADSLPASFAGERLQYTLSQVLPLLLFIGIGLAFYASGAGARRRGRARAEGATGTAGVTGPGTDSRG
- a CDS encoding SGNH/GDSL hydrolase family protein encodes the protein MANESRSLSGGTIRSYAAVGDSFTEGVGDPGPDGSFVGWADRLAVLLDDRVPEDTFQYANLAVRGKLIDQIVEDQLPRAVELAPDLVTLVAGGNDIIRPGTDPDDVAERFEKAVVRLSEAAGTVMVATGFDTRDVAVLKHLRGKIATYNMHVRAIADRHGCAMLDLWSLKSLHDRRAWDEDRLHLSAEGHTRVALRAAQALGVEVPADPEQPWPLLPPRGTFEVRRDDIHWAREFLVPWIGRRLRGESSGDRVQAKGFIDPHAIKAHLESAS